In a single window of the Danio aesculapii chromosome 20, fDanAes4.1, whole genome shotgun sequence genome:
- the lrfn5b gene encoding leucine-rich repeat and fibronectin type-III domain-containing protein 5: METLLVYLMVVVMALKAQKIQVCPKRCICQVLPPNLATLCDKKGLLFVPPNIDRRTVELRLGDNFITGIKRKDFANMTKLVDLTLSRNTIGSVAPHAFNDLENLRALHLDSNRLTHITNDTFSGMSKLHHLILNNNQLTYIHIGAFNDLLALEELDLSYNNLEGAPWIAIQLMISLHTLNLDHNMINYIPEGTFSGLQKLKRLDVTSNKLHKLPPDPVFQRAGVLATSGVLGASTFALSFGGNPLHCNCELLWLRRLRREDDLETCAAPQHLAGRYFWTVSEEEFLCEPPLITRHSQEMRALEGQQVSLRCKARGDPDPIIHWVAPDGKLVFNSSRTVVHTDGTLEILISTVKDSGSFTCVASNPSGEAQQTVDLLITKLPHFTNDTSLAPEPDPGSSDIATSAKTADGGPSIGNTKGGQEKRVLISEITASSALVKFNFQRNIPGIRMFQVQYNGTYDDSLVYRMIPPTSKSITVNNLAAGTMYDLCVLAIYDDALTTLTATRVVGCVHFSTDPQYMRCHFMQSQFLGGTIVVIIGGVIVASVLAFIIFLIVRYRVCQPDGAEKAVELGVIRSQSETLQVCGVIKSMSKQVLGLERDACRKVSPQNESARASKPAFPDCTVSTSAGTHSWHPASPSPLRHTPDTQINVEPENTNKNNSAKARPAVRAYSTMVTPVSRRAQLQSLHHYQTVPVGCVRVSRRHSLNVDSCKQPANLSATYPSAALQRSKRSLSMSGGDIPQMDSGGNKRSGKSSLSQSEWVLESTL, encoded by the exons ATGGAGACGCTACTGGTTTATCTGATGGTTGTGGTAATGGCGTTAAAAGCCCAGAAGATCCAAGTATGTCCGAAGCGGTGCATCTGCCAGGTTCTGCCGCCGAATCTGGCCACGCTGTGTGATAAGAAAGGTCTTCTGTTCGTCCCGCCGAACATCGACAGACGTACTGTGGAGCTCCGGCTGGGCGATAACTTCATCACAGGCATCAAACGCAAAGATTTCGCCAACATGACCAAACTGGTGGACCTGACGCTTTCCAGGAACACGATCGGCTCGGTCGCACCGCACGCTTTTAACGACCTGGAGAACCTGCGGGCGCTCCATTTGGATAGTAATCGATTGACTCACATAACGAACGATACGTTTAGCGGAATGTCCAAGCTGCACCATCTGATCCTCAACAACAACCAGCTGACGTACATCCACATCGGAGCGTTCAACGACCTCCTGGCTCTGGAAGAACTGGATTTGTCGTATAATAATCTGGAAGGCGCACCATGGATCGCTATACAGCTGATGATTAGCTTGCACACGCTAAACCTGGATCACAATATGATCAACTACATCCCCGAGGGAACGTTCTCCGGTTTGCAGAAGCTGAAGCGGCTGGACGTGACCTCCAATAAGCTGCACAAGCTGCCGCCGGATCCGGTTTTCCAGCGTGCGGGCGTTCTGGCCACCTCGGGGGTTCTGGGCGCCTCGACCTTCGCTCTGAGTTTCGGGGGTAACCCTCTGCACTGTAACTGCGAGCTGCTGTGGCTGCGGCGACTGCGGCGTGAGGACGATCTGGAGACCTGCGCGGCACCACAACATCTTGCCGGACGATACTTCTGGACCGTCTCTGAGGAGGAGTTCCTGTGTGAGCCGCCGCTCATCACTCGACACTCACAG GAGATGCGTGCGCTGGAGGGCCAGCAGGTGTCTCTGCGCTGTAAGGCCCGCGGGGACCCAGACCCCATCATACACTGGGTGGCCCCTGATGGGAAGCTGGTGTTCAATTCCAGCCGTACCGTAGTGCACACTGACGGGACACTGGAGATCCTGATCAGCACAGTGAAGGATTCGGGCTCCTTCACCTGCGTGGCCTCCAACCCATCCGGAGAGGCGCAGCAGACAGTGGATCTGCTCATCACCAAACTCCCACACTTCACCAACGACACCAGCCTGGCCCCAGAGCCGGACCCAGGCTCCTCAGACATCGCCACATCCGCCAAAACTGCCGACGGAGGGCCCTCAATAGGCAACACAAAGGGTGGGCAGGAGAAGAGGGTGCTGATCTCAGAAATCACCGCATCTTCAGCTCTCGTCAAGTTCAACTTCCAGAGGAATATTCCCGGCATCCGGATGTTCCAGGTCCAGTACAACGGCACTTATGATGACTCCTTAGTCTACAG AATGATTCCTCCGACCAGTAAAAGCATCACGGTCAACAATCTAGCGGCAGGCACCATGTACGACCTGTGCGTTCTGGCCATCTACGATGACGCCCTGACCACGCTCACAGCGACCCGCGTGGTGGGCTGCGTGCACTTCTCCACCGACCCGCAGTACATGCGCTGCCACTTCATGCAGTCGCAGTTCCTGGGCGGCACCATCGTGGTCATCATCGGTGGCGTGATCGTGGCGTCCGTGCTGGCTTTCATTATCTTCCTCATCGTGCGATATCGAGTCTGCCAGCCGGATGGCGCTGAGAAAGCGGTGGAGCTGGGCGTCATTCGCTCGCAGTCCGAGACACTACAGGTCTGTGGTGTCATCAAGTCCATGTCCAAGCAGGTTCTAGGACTGGAGCGCGATGCATGTCGGAAGGTGTCGCCGCAAAACGAATCAGCACGAGCTTCAAAACCTGCGTTTCCCGACTGCACCGTCAGCACGTCTGCAGGAACCCACAGCTGGCACCCGGCGTCCCCGAGTCCACTGCGCCACACTCCAGACACACAGATCAACGTAGAGCCTGAAAACACCAATAAGAACAACTCGGCTAAAGCACGTCCCGCCGTTCGCGCATATTCTACCATGGTGACTCCGGTTTCTCGGCGAGCTCAGCTACAGAGTCTGCACCACTACCAGACGGTGCCAGTGGGCTGCGTACGGGTCAGCCGACGGCACTCCCTGAACGTAGACTCCTGTAAACAGCCTGCGAATCTGAGCGCTACGTATCCCTCCGCCGCGCTGCAGCGCTCCAAACGCAGCTTATCCATGAGCGGCGGAGATATCCCGCAGATGGACAGCGGCGGAAACAAGCGCAGCGGGAAATCCTCACTGTCCCAGTCGGAGTGGGTTCTGGAGAGCACATTATAA